Proteins from a single region of Dictyostelium discoideum AX4 chromosome 5 chromosome, whole genome shotgun sequence:
- the gemin5 gene encoding component of gems 5, translating to MNIDSNIIKNENLINANNHTDRRDVHDSLAEAPEKITELKKNHWEELLPSSSNWYCTSVADCNENQIYIYACKSNVSIFNIKSKKFIGELNGHTDRVTSVGFFKRFESKNDESYKWCITGSDDKTVRIWKFNSNDDDHNEDTEIGDDFKHGSGGGGSDGGGGDDVNNFYGNKSSNFCIYYHQEHKAGVTCVVASPLVPDLVLSGDKAGALVIYRTLTNHVFPIPPIIGNNISISTLAFSPNHSDLVAIGYLNGIVLIYNFVIRSTVCKISAHSADVLSIVWFDSTIIQKNNIFHDNNINDQDDNNSNHRNRIFLATCSKDKAIKIWKQVGEKIESGFTNIYQFNPSKYSIQHSSSSGGGGINQNDKQRVWLTLSWSPESPQYLLSNSLTADVLIWDLINFKSPPEKFQSSHQRLIFNITQIPNSDGSLAKTTATTETTTKNKIKNKDKKQSQIKLNNKVITVSLDRQIIIWENLKAKIKIQGLGGFVYSIDTCSYSPNTFAIGCGDNTIRLWSPTENSKDAYESKTLWKGIQSKVTSLSICKDYGFSNSNLIAFGMDDGRVGVYNINTNQSKIFPGGHKNEIYEIIWKPPPTPTPQKNINNNNNNNNNNNNNNNNNNNNNNNNNNNNNNNNNNNNINNNNNNNSNNEQQPNKLYSIGNNEIYEWDYNDFNKSFTNMTPIIQQLNPKETFSKHKTDINFNLNGDMISIGYSDGTIDIFTSEFLFLTRIREHKKLINRVQWNHFKENEMILASASTDKKVIIYKLSKIGNQNENEKKIDNEKGKENENEKGKENENENENENENENENENENEIENIVNNNNENDTEIEIKNINKNENVDKEEMVENNNNNNIKYKIEILHQFIGHKNNVCSVSWSNVDPNLLGSASADGTVQVWNIKSKEAISNMRGHDGRVFTVCWSLLDPNLLVSGGEDQTVRLWNYSTQPFKTVTESQIKKSPQPELSISLNKKITEQQQQQQQPQSPIKSNPDQSNNPSLVPPILLTSVTSTSNTTATATTITQITESLPKKRPIFLLNKDIVQRQDSSQYVVPLAKYFTTNDQDSINTNETKQEYEFGSNSENNNSKIEAIFSEKKEIINKLVQKESLELLKIDDVENYISLNSWNPANLKQALYQVIKNGKLTGNIVSLSIQAGREIFESICNLYSQQLICIGDYHLAVSYLLMIGKVNEAIEVYRNTLLFQEAIILAKSRFLPDDPIINKLFTEWAKQTETSHPIHSIKCYLATINDQSLNSKQELLKLLSSVQTKQIIKIQSDLEQILK from the exons ATGAACATagattcaaatattataaaaaatgaaaatctaATTAATGCTAACAATCATACAGATAGAAGAGATGTACATGATAGTTTAGCAGAAGCACCAGAGAAAATAacagaattaaaaaaaaaccattggGAAGAATTATTaccttcatcatcaaattgGTATTGCACATCAGTTGCAGATTgtaatgaaaatcaaatatatatatatgcaTGCAAATCAAatgtttcaatatttaatattaaatcaaa aaaatttaTTGGTGAATTAAATGGACACACAGATAGGGTAACATCTGTTGGATTTTTCAAGAGATTTGAAAGTAAAAATGATGAGAGTTATAAATGGTGTATAACAGGTTCAGATGATAAAACTGTCAGAATATGGAAATTCAATTCAAACGATGATGATCATAATGAAGACACTGAAATTGGTGATGACTTTAAAcatggtagtggtggtggtggtagtgatggtggtggtggtgatgatgtaaataatttttatggAAATAAAAGTAGTAACTTTTGtatttattatcaccaaGAACATAAAGCTGGTGTCACATGTGTAGTTGCATCACCATTAGTTCCAGATTTAGTACTATCAGGTGATAAGGCTGGTGCATTAGTAATTTATAGAACATTAACCAATCATGTATTCCCAATACCACCGATAATTGGAAATAATatatcaatttcaacattaGCATTCTCACCGAATCATTCAGATTTAGTTGCAATTGGTTATTTAAATGGtatagttttaatttataattttgtcATTAGATCAACTGTTTGTAAAATTTCTGCTCATTCCGCAGACGTTTTATCAATAGTTTGGTTCGATTCAActattattcaaaaaaataatatttttcatgataataatattaatgatcaagacgataataatagtaatcacagaaatagaatttttttaGCAACATGCTCAAAAGATAaagcaattaaaatttggaaacAGGTTGGCGAAAAGATTGAAAGTGGatttacaaatatttatcaatttaatCCATCCAAATATTCAATTCAgcatagtagtagtagtggtggtggtggtataaatcaaaatgataAACAACGTGTTTGGTTAACATTATCATGGTCACCAGAGTCACCacaatatttattatcaaattcactAACAGCTGATGTATTAATATgggatttaataaattttaaatcaccaCCTGAAAAATTTCAATCAAGTCATCAaagattaatttttaatattactcAAATACCAAACAGTGATGGTTCTTTAGCAAAAACGACAGCAACAAcagaaacaacaacaaaaaacaaaataaaaaataaagataaaaaacaatcacaaattaaattaaataataaggTTATAACAGTTTCATTAGATagacaaataataatttgggAGAATTTAAAAGCAAAGATTAAAATTCAAGGATTAGGTGGATTTGTTTATAGTATTGATACTTGTTCTTATTCACCAAATACTTTTGCAATTGGTTGTGGTGATAATACCATTAGACTTTGGTCACCAACAGAGAATTCTAAAGATGCTTATGAATCTAAAACCCTTTGGAAAGGTATACAATCAAAGGTAACATCTCTATCAATTTGTAAAGATTAtggtttttcaaattcaaatttaatagcATTTGGTATGGATGATGGTAGAGTTGGtgtttataatataaatacaaatcaatcaaaaatatttCCAGGTGGtcataaaaatgaaatttatgaAATAATTTGGAAACCACCACCAACCCCAACAcctcaaaaaaatattaataataataataataataataataataataataataataataataataataataataataataataataataacaataataataataataataataataataataatattaataataataataataataatagtaataatgaacagcaaccaaataaattatattcaattggtaataatgaaatttatgAATGGgattataatgattttaataaaagctTTACAAATATGACACCAAttattcaacaattaaatccaAAAGAAACATTTAGTAAACATAAAActgatattaatttcaatttaaatggtgataTGATTTCAATTGGTTATTCAGATGGTACAATCGATATTTTCACTTCAGAATTTCTTTTCTTAACTAGAATAAGAGAACATAAAAAACTAATCAATCGAGTTCAGTGGAATCACTTTAAAGAGAATGAAATGATTTTAGCTTCTGCTTCAACTgataaaaaagttataatttataaattatcaaaaattggaaatcaaaatgaaaatgaaaaaaaaattgataatgaaaaaggaaaagaaaatgaaaatgaaaaaggaaaagaaaatgaaaatgaaaatgaaaatgaaaatgaaaatgaaaatgaaaatgaaaatgaaaatgaaatagaaaatatagttaataataataatgaaaatgatacagaaatagaaataaaaaatattaataaaaacgaAAATGTGGATAAAGAAGAGAtggttgaaaataataataataataatataaaatataagaTTGAAATTTTACATCAATTTATTGgtcataaaaataatgtttgTAGTGTTAGTTGGTCAAATGTAGATCCAAATTTATTAGGATCAGCATCTGCTGATGGTACAGTTCAAGTTTggaatattaaatcaaaagaagCCATTTCAAATATGAGAGGTCATGATGGTAGAGTATTTACAGTTTGTTGGAGTTTACTTGATCCAAATTTATTAGTATCAGGTGGTGAAGATCAAACAGTTAGACTTTGGAATTATTCAACTCAACCATTTAAAACAGTAACTGAatcacaaattaaaaaatcgcCACAACCTGAgctttcaatttctttaaataaaaaaataacagaacaacagcaacaacaacaacaacctcaatCACCTATTAAAAGCAATCCTGATCAATCAAATAATCCTTCTTTAGTACCTCCAATATTGTTAACATCAGTAACCTCAACATCAAATAccacagcaacagcaacaactaTAACACAAATTACAGAATCATTGCCAAAGAAAAGACCAATATTCCTTTTAAATAAGGATATTGTACAAAGACAAGATAGTTCACAATACGTTGTTCCACTTGCAAAATATTTTACAACGAACGATCAAGATTCCATCAATACCAATGAAACAAAACAAGAATATGAATTTGGTAGTAatagtgaaaataataattcaaaaattgaaGCAATATTTTCAGAGAAAAaggaaattattaataaattagttCAAAAGGAATCATTAGAGTTATTAAAgattgatgatgttgaaaattatatttcattaaatagTTGGAATCCtgcaaatttaaaacaagCACTTTATCAAGTAATAAAGAATGGTAAATTAACAGGTAACATTGTATCATTGAGTATTCAAGCAGGAAGAGaaatatttgaatcaatttgTAATCTTTATTCACAACAATTGATTTGTATCGGTGATTATCATTTAGCCGTATCATATCTATTAATGATTGGTAAAGTCAATGAAGCCATTGAAGTCTATAGAAATACTCTCCTATTTCAAGAGGCAATCATTTTAGCAAAATCAAGATTCCTACCAGATGATCCAATCATTAATAAACTCTTTACAGAATGGGCAAAACAAACTGAAACTTCTCATCCAATTCATAGTATAAAATGTTATTTAGCAACAATTAATGAtcaatctttaaattcaaaacaagaattattaaaattactcTCTTCTGTTcaaacaaaacaaattataaaaattcaatcagATTTagaacaaattttaaaataa
- a CDS encoding hypothetical protein (COP1 homolog) translates to METFNLMASSSTPTNTMVDSPGMATSSPISNGNSNHNHINFNNNNPDNPNNNNNNSNESIEPPRISITTSSSSLLLYNTNIDMNENLENLNGSNSNSNSNGNNNNSNNPNNPNNNNSSINNSNNKVSTLNPKTYKIKKDSESNSDATEEVDELLLCPVCNDMIKEPFISKCGHSFCYQCIIIHLSKSKTCPICMVYLTREQIFPNFALNKFVEKIGVKSSLLPTPTVKQFRNTLSNENLSLHDINLMVSTLLEKKKNLEVHDQQVEYDILLDFLQKTRSQKMETFKQLKRQISYLENDIKAIEHQKDISESLSNGDLDMLRDALFIGKGGDDSNIVLSIPHHSNNNNNNNNINPNNNNNNNNNNNNNNNNNNNNNNNNNNNNNNNNNNNINNNNNSSNNNNSNNNSSSNNNSNNNNNNNSNNNNIPNNSSNVNNSNNNPNNNKILESSLNGINTATTTAATTTAATTTAATTTTTAATPTTSTTTTTGATTTSATPTTTTTSTPTTTTTTTAATPPPSTTPSTTAATSSSISTTTTTTTNNNNNSLISKKRRVEIHLDDLQSCYFSAYNESDYDSPTIISETNHNNNNILKSPNSVNSSSSSIINSNSNSNNNNNTNSNLNNLNNNIESLKVGKGLLSFSRNLLKFTKYNEFKVLATLKYGDLFNTSSIVSSIEFDRDEEYFATAGVTKKIKIFEFSQIRDNVEVHSPVKEMTCRSKISCLSWNTYIKSQIASSDYEGIISLWDANTGQNIMTLEEHEKRVWSVDFSRTDPTQLASGSDDTRVKLWSTTTERAITTIESKANICCVKFNPCSSNLIAFGSADHHIHYYDLRQYKDPLLIFKGHRKAVSYVKFMNKDEIISASTDSTLKLWNVNQNDCVRTFTGHSNEKNFVGLTVNGDYICCGSENNGVYTYYKTLSKPIVTHRFGANSGTGEETDDDGSQFVSSVCWKKDSNILLAANSQGNIKILSLV, encoded by the exons ATGGAAACATTCAATTTAATGGCATCAAGTAGTACACCAACAAACACAATGGTTGATTCACCAGGTATGGCAACTTCATCACCAATATCAAATGGTAATAGTAATCATAATcatatcaatttcaataataataatccagataatccaaataataataataataatagtaatgaaagTATAGAACCACCTAGGATATCTATAACaacatcgtcatcatcattattgttatataatactaatatagatatgaatgaaaatttagagaatttaaatggtagtaatagtaatagtaatagtaatggtaataataataattcaaataatccaaataatccaaataataataacagtagtattaacaatagtaataacaaagTGTCAACATTAAATCCaaaaacatataaaattaaaaaagattcagAGTCAAACTCTGATGCGACTGAAGAAGTAGACGAGTTATTATTATGTCCAGTTTGTAATGATATGATTAAAGAACCATTCATTTCGAAATGTGGTCATTCTTTttg ttatcaatgtattattattcatttatcaaaatcaaaaacttgTCCAATTTGTATGGTGTATTTAACAAGAGAACAaatatttccaaattttgcat taaataaatttgttgaaAAGATTGGAGTAAAGAGTAGTTTattaccaacaccaacagtTAAGCAATTTAGAAATACATTAAGTAATGAGAATTTATCATTACatgatataaatttaatggtaTCAACATTATTggagaagaaaaagaatttagaGGTACACGATCAACAAGTTGAATATGATATTCTATTGGATTTCCTACAAAAAACAAGATCACAAAAAATGGAAacttttaaacaattaaagagACAAATCTCTTATTTAGAGAATGATATTAAAGCAATTGAACATCAAAAAGATATCTCTGAATCACTTTCGAATGGTGATTTAGATATGTTAAGGGATGCTTTATTTATTGGTAAAGGTGGTGATGATTCAAATATAGTTTTATCAATACCACAtcatagtaataataataataataacaataatatcaatccaaataataataataataataataataataataataataataataataataataataataataataataataataataataataataataataataacaataataatatcaataataataataatagtagtaacaataataatagcaataataatagtagtagcaataataatagcaataataataataataataatagtaataataacaatataccgaataatagtagtaatgtaaataatagtaataataacccgaataataataaaattttagaatcAAGTTTAAATGGAATAAATACGGCAAcgacaacagcagcaacgacaacagcagcaacgacaacagcagcaacgacaacaacaacagcagcaacaccaacaacatcaacaacaacaacaacaggaGCAACAACTACATCagcaacaccaacaacaacaactacttcgacaccaacaacaacaacaacaacaacagcagcaacaccaccaccatcaacaacaccatcaacaacagcagcaacctcatcttcaatatcaacaacaacaacaacaacaacaaataataataataattcattaataagTAAGAAAAGAAGAGTTGAAATACATTTAGATGATTTACAAAGTTGTTATTTTTCAGCATATAATGAATCAGATTATGATTCACCAACGATAATAAGTGAAACTAAccataacaataataatatattaaagtCACCAAATTCAGttaattcatcatcttcatcaataataaatagtaatagtaatagtaataataataataatacaaattcaaatttaaataatttaaataataatatagaatCATTAAAAGTTGGTAAAGGATTATTAAGTTTTTCaagaaatttattaaagtttacaaaatataatgaatttaaagttttagcAACTTTAAAGTAtggtgatttatttaatacatCATCAATCGTTAGTAGTATAGAATTTGATAGGGATGAAGAATATTTTGCGACTGCAGGCGTTACaaagaaaatcaagataTTTGAATTTAGTCAAATTCGTGACAATGTCGAGGTTCATTCACCAGTTAAAGAGATGACTTGTAGATCAAAGATTAGTTGTTTAAGTTGGAATACCTATATAAAATCACAAATTGCCAGTAGTGATTATGAAGGTATCATATCCCTATGGGATGCAAATACTGGTCAAAACATTATGACATTGGAAGAACATGAAAAGAGAGTTTGGAGTGTAGATTTCTCACGTACTGATCCAACACAATTAGCATCAGGTTCCGATGATACAAGAGTGAAACTATGGTCAACAACAACTGAACGTGCAATTACAACAATCGAGAGTAAGGCAAATATTTGTTGTGTTAAATTCAATCCTTGCTCTTCGAATTTAATTGCATTTGGTTCGGCTGATCATCACATTCACTATTATGATCTTCGTCAATATAAAGATCCATTACTCATTTTCAAGGGTCATAGAAAAGCGGTTAGTTATGTCAAATTTATGAATAAGGATGAGATTATATCCGCCTCAACTGATAGTACTTTGAAACTATGGAATGTTAATCAAAATGATTGCGTTAGAACTTTCACTGGTCattcaaatgaaaagaatTTCGTTGGTCTCACCGTTAATGGTGATTACATTTGCTGTGGCAGTGAAAATAATGGTGTTTACACATACTACAAAACTTTATCCAAACCAATTGTCACTCATAGATTCGGTGCAAACTCTGGTACAGGTGAAGaaactgatgatgatggttctCAATTCGTTAGTTCAGTTTGTTGGAAAAAAGactcaaatattttattagcTGCAAATAGTCAaggtaatattaaaatattaagtttggtttaa
- the cenA gene encoding hypothetical protein, giving the protein MKTKTCKNLISNEQIQEVQEVYDTFKCRNGEMDKINIQYGFRALGVRLGEEEVEKIFKNQQYINFNSFLDIVTPLIYKIDVYASFEQAFSLFDRDGSGYITFDDLKTVAINLGEARSDSKLYNMIKRADLNGDKKISKIEFIQLLYWKKIY; this is encoded by the exons ATGAAAACTAAAACgtgtaaaaatttaatttcaaacgAACAAATCCAAGAAGTACAAGAAGTTTATGATACTTTTAAATGTAGAAATG gaGAAAtggataaaattaatatacaATATGGATTTAGAGCGTTAGGTGTTAGATTAGGAGAAGAAGAGGTtgaaaagatatttaaaaatcaacaatacattaattttaattcatttttagatATTGTTACACCATTAATC TATAAAATTGATGTCTATGCATCATTTGAACAGGCATTTAGTTTATTTGATAGAGATGGCTCTGGTTATATTacatttgatgatttaaaaacAGTTGCTATTAATTTAGGTGAAGCAAGATCAGATTCAAAATTGTACAATATGATAAAACGTGCAGATTTAA atggggataaaaaaattagtaaaataGAATTTATCCAATTATTATATTGGAAAAAGATATattga